DNA from Chionomys nivalis chromosome 11, mChiNiv1.1, whole genome shotgun sequence:
CAAAGACTCACAAAAGCTGGCTAGTATCTCTTCCAGTTCCAAGTTTACAGACATCATGTTGACAACTCAATTTGGGCAGTAACTGGGAATATTTACAGCAAAGAAACTAGCAAATGTTATAAGCTAgaactcttgtttgtttgtttgtttgtttgttttcatagaaCCAGGTAAAATAAAACATTGCCAGTTGTCACTGGACATTTGAGAAGGCTTTAAGCATTATCTCATCCTCATAATATACCTCAAACTCTTTGACAAATCTGGGGGTGTTGAATGACCAAAGTCAAGTTGCATAGCATAGGAGGTAACAAAGATAAGGATTGAACCCACTATGTACCAACCTCAGTCTGTACCACAGAGCAGATATCTCTGACTGTGGGGagtcatatgtatacatatggtGTGTACACATTCATGTGAAGAGGCTTAGGTGTGTAtggggtatgcatgtatgtttttttttgttgttgttgttttttggtttttcgagatagggtttctctgtagctttggtgcctgtcctggaactagctcttgtagaccaggctggcctcgaactcacagagatccgcctgcctctgcctcccgagtgctgggattaaaggcgtgcgccaccatcgcccggcggtaTGCATGTATGTTAATGTTCTTGATGAATGTATTCTGTGACCATGCATGGACAGATCAGAACTGTATGCAGCAGCTGTGTGTATATTGCCTGGGGATCTGGCCCCATCTGGTCCCTCTCCTAAGCCCTGCTCCTTTAGGACATCCCGGGCCTGGAAAATCAGCCAGAAAATCTGGAACAGCCATTCCTGAGTGTTTTCAAAAAGGGGTGGCGGAGGACACCCGTGAGGAACCTAGGCAAAGTTGTGCACTATTCCAAGGTTCAGCTGcggttccagcacagccaggtaggagccacagcAGGTTGGAGAATGCTTGGGGAGCAACTTCCATACTACCCCAGGGCTATCCCCCCACTCTCTGAGACGAGTGGCCCCCACTCTCCCCTAGGACATCAGCAACTGCTATCTAGAGCTGTTCCCCTCCCACCTGTACTTCCAAGCCCATGGTTCTGAAGGACTTACATTCCAGGTGAGTGGTATAGACAGAGGGAGGTGCTGGCTCTGTTCTTAGGAGTCCCTGCAGTCCCTCCTATACTGTCCTCTGGCAGGGGCTGCTCCCACTGACAGAACTGAGCATCTGCAGGATTGATGGGTCCAGAGAGCATGCCTTccagattacaggtgtgtggagAGTGCTGGCCTGGCCACCACTGGACCGGGACCCCTGGACCTGGGAGGAGACTTTCCTGGGAGCTCTAAGCTTTGCCCCTAGCCCATTTGTCTCTTCTGCCCCCAGGCCCACTGCCTGCCCCGCTCCTTGTCCTCTGCCACAGTGAAGCTGAGCTCAGCCACTGGCTTtaccatctggagaagcaaatgGCTCTCTTGGGGGGTCTGCAACGCTGTCACTCAAGCCCCCCACAGGTCAGTAGCAGGAAACTGTAAGCCCTTCCCCAGTTCAGACCCTCTGGTCTGCCTGTGACttactccttcctcctccccagagTTCCCTAGGGGATGAACTCCCCTGGACACGGCTATGGAGAGTATCCGGGTGCGAATCCATGGGCAGTGCAATCTGTTCCTCAAGGGTCAAGCTGCAGCATCTACCCTCTCAGGTGGGTGGGAAAAGACATGAGGTGCAATGAGAGGAAAGGGTACAGGAACAGAGAAGGCTGGACTCTAGGTGCCCAACCCCACTCTATCCTTTGACCCTTTACAGGAGCAGTGGGACCGGATTCTGGTACTATACCCAGCATCCCTGGCCATCTTCTCTGAGGACCCAGATGGACTTACCTTTAAGGTTGGCCCTCTCCATACATATATACCTGTCCCGAAAGGTGCCCTTTGTGGGGTGGGAGCAAAGACTCAGAAACCTGTATTTCAGGGCTTGTTGGGACAGAGCACAGTGCTCCACCCATCTGGCCCCACTGCCCTGGTCAATCTGGTCTCTACTCTGGCACAGAAGAGGAGTCTCCACCCTCTACAGCCCTTCTCATCCTGGAGAGATATCACTAACCCTGGAGTGGGTGGAATGGAACTTGCTACTTCTTGGAATCCCTGGTGCATGCTTCCCCTTGTCTCTGAGCACCTTCCGTGCattgtgcggtgtgtgtgtgtgtgtgtctgtgtgcgcgcgcacacgcgcgcacacagaGGGGGACCAAATCATGACTGGTGTGTATTCACAGTCACTTAAAAACACAccaaggggccgggcggtggtggcgcacgcctttaatcccagcacttgggaggcagaggcaggcggatctctgtgagttcgagaccagcctggtctacaagagctagttccaggataggctccaaaaccacagagaaaccctgtctcgaaaaaccaaaaaaaaaaaaaaaaaaaaaaacacaccaagGGGACTTCCCTGACAGGGACTCACAGCTGACACAGGCTGGTGAACCAACAAGAAATAAAGTGGAGATGTCCCAGAACAAACAAAGCTTCCTAGTCTTTCTCAGAGTGGCATCCTCAGTGTTAGGTGGCCTGAGTTTCCAGCCCAGCTCTGGACGGCAGGATGGAAGGATAGGGCCAGGAAGAGGCTGAGATGACACAGATAAATACCTAGTCCTCACGCTACAGGGGGAGCTTCCACTAAGTGCCATTCATATCAACctagaagagaaggaaaaggagatccGCTCCTTTCTCATCGAAGGTAGGGGCCTACCCAGAATCTTACCCACTGCCCGACTGGGCTTCTAGTAGGGGTGAGTATGGTAGATGCCTCAACTCTTTGCTGGGGTCTCTGTTGGGTAAGGTCCTGCCATACCTTAGCTCACATGTCTGTGTGCTAGGCCGCCTCATCAACACCATCCGTGTGGTGTGTGCCAGTTACGAGGATTACAGTCAGTGGCTGCTGTGCCTCCGAACTGTCTCGCACAGGGATGGGGCCCACCTGCTGCCTGGCCCAGAGAATTTCCCAGGACTACATGGACCCACAAAGGTGAGGGGTCagtgagagggaggagaagggtaGGTCCAAGATAAGGAGATAGATCCAGCCACTCATCTTACCTCTGCTGCTTAGGCCGTGAGTAGAGGCCGAGGTTCACTCTCTTCCAATGGACGAACCAGTTGGAAATTAGAGTGTCCAGTGCTCCCCACCAGCCAATCCCTCCCTGAATCCTCAGTGCCAACCACTATAGGCTTTCCTGCCCAGCCTGTACCTGTAAGTACCTAAAGGAATGACATGGGATGGGGTTAAGAAAACACAGGTCCCACTGTCCCTCAGTGACCCTGGACCATAGTTCAGCAGGGAGGGCACTTGAACTGGAGGGACTTTCATACAGCTCATAGAAGAGTGTGTGGGAAAGAAGTCCTGGAGATCTTTCTGGATGGTTCTTGGTATCCACAGAACCAGACCAACTCTAACTGTGTCAGCACTGGCCGAAAGAAGACAGAGCTGAGGCACAGTGGCAG
Protein-coding regions in this window:
- the Plekhn1 gene encoding pleckstrin homology domain-containing family N member 1 translates to MGNSHCVPQTPRRLRASFSRKPSLKGNREDSSRKLAGLFGTEARPDGDTAANKIFHYIPGTDIPGLENQPENLEQPFLSVFKKGWRRTPVRNLGKVVHYSKVQLRFQHSQDISNCYLELFPSHLYFQAHGSEGLTFQGLLPLTELSICRIDGSREHAFQITGPLPAPLLVLCHSEAELSHWLYHLEKQMALLGGLQRCHSSPPQSSLGDELPWTRLWRVSGCESMGSAICSSRVKLQHLPSQEQWDRILVLYPASLAIFSEDPDGLTFKGELPLSAIHINLEEKEKEIRSFLIEGRLINTIRVVCASYEDYSQWLLCLRTVSHRDGAHLLPGPENFPGLHGPTKAVSRGRGSLSSNGRTSWKLECPVLPTSQSLPESSVPTTIGFPAQPVPNQTNSNCVSTGRKKTELRHSGSSQSPRGKVRREVSGSAVPLPLHLDLTKVGELDLDSSSEAQDHSSDIPHSPLYADPYTPPATSHRKITNLQGLDEFFCAMQTSPGPELSSPFPSVSVSVPVSDSSSGISSSPRPLGSHLLSKKGALQSRASQKHRGSIKNRGPRPSDLPQLVTPARESTPSSLPHPPDEEAPIWNKTSSPSPQKWPQLRKTPVEMGLIQWI